From Paraburkholderia fungorum, the proteins below share one genomic window:
- a CDS encoding transporter substrate-binding domain-containing protein — translation MSNSVWKVGVLFSETGVTAAVEKTQRAATLLAIDEINRRGGVHGRQIQAIAYDPRARPTLFRDYARRLCDEDGVRIIFGCKMSSARKAVLPVVEAREALLFYPTLYEGFEYSQHCIYTGAAPNQNSVQLVNYLATHYGKRVYLIGSNYVFPYESNRVVGELFRLAGGCVAGERYLPLEVEQADIEGALAAIEAAQPDVIYSSLVGDGTAFFYDAYRRHGFDPATMPIGSLSTNEAEIAQMQPGSAEGHIVAAPYFSTLSTERNVDFLAAMARAGGVGMPVTSNAEAAYFQVHLFAKALELSHSDRIEPLLDALYSIDFDAPQGTVRVERENNHTYLWPKVGRVNARGTIDVVFDPGRCVRPDPFMIDLQPQAALLNASVVVH, via the coding sequence ATGAGCAACTCGGTATGGAAGGTCGGCGTTCTGTTCTCGGAGACGGGTGTGACCGCTGCCGTAGAGAAAACGCAGCGTGCGGCGACGCTGCTCGCAATCGACGAAATCAACCGTCGCGGCGGTGTTCATGGGCGTCAGATTCAGGCCATTGCGTACGATCCGCGGGCCAGGCCCACGCTGTTTCGCGACTACGCGCGCCGGTTGTGCGACGAGGACGGTGTCAGGATTATCTTCGGCTGCAAGATGTCTAGCGCACGCAAGGCGGTGCTGCCTGTGGTCGAGGCGCGCGAGGCGCTTCTGTTTTATCCGACCCTGTACGAAGGCTTCGAATACTCGCAGCACTGCATTTATACGGGCGCCGCGCCCAATCAGAATTCAGTGCAACTGGTGAACTATCTCGCCACGCACTACGGAAAGCGGGTGTATCTGATCGGCTCGAATTACGTGTTTCCTTATGAGTCGAATCGCGTGGTGGGTGAGTTGTTCAGGCTGGCTGGCGGCTGCGTTGCAGGAGAACGATATCTGCCGCTAGAAGTCGAACAGGCCGATATTGAAGGCGCACTGGCCGCGATCGAAGCCGCGCAACCGGACGTGATCTATTCGAGTCTGGTCGGCGATGGAACGGCTTTTTTCTACGACGCATATCGCCGCCATGGCTTCGATCCGGCCACGATGCCAATAGGCAGTCTCTCGACTAACGAAGCCGAAATTGCCCAGATGCAGCCAGGTTCGGCCGAAGGGCATATCGTTGCCGCGCCTTATTTCAGCACCTTGTCTACCGAACGCAATGTGGACTTTCTTGCCGCGATGGCCCGTGCGGGAGGTGTCGGCATGCCGGTAACGAGTAACGCGGAAGCGGCCTATTTTCAGGTGCATCTATTCGCGAAGGCGCTCGAACTGTCGCACAGCGACCGCATCGAGCCGCTGCTTGACGCGCTCTACAGCATCGATTTCGACGCGCCTCAGGGCACGGTCCGCGTCGAGCGGGAAAACAACCACACCTATCTATGGCCGAAGGTCGGACGTGTCAACGCACGCGGCACGATCGACGTCGTATTCGACCCGGGCCGCTGCGTAAGGCCCGACCCTTTCATGATCGATTTACAGCCACAGGCGGCGCTGCTGAATGCGTCCGTCGTGGTGCACTGA
- a CDS encoding ANTAR domain-containing response regulator — MSAFLRDLRGLNVLTVNPEDSEGQFLITHLRRIGCRVNSVWPIPDTLPPAVDVVFLSIHDEALPAVRKLLQSVKDAGPTMIAIVNYENPAILQIVLESRFFAVIERPLRAFGLLANLAIARTLWKQYQQTLKDSHRYKRRALGDQAVARAKVILMASGLDESQAHNEIRTRAQAARMPIEAFAESIVSGNAVSSEKAGAMR, encoded by the coding sequence ATGTCGGCATTTCTGCGCGATCTACGAGGTCTGAATGTGCTTACCGTGAATCCGGAGGATTCCGAGGGGCAGTTCCTGATCACTCATTTGCGGCGAATCGGCTGTCGCGTCAATAGCGTCTGGCCGATTCCCGATACGCTGCCGCCCGCTGTGGACGTCGTATTCCTGTCGATTCACGACGAAGCGCTCCCGGCGGTGCGCAAGCTGCTGCAATCGGTCAAGGACGCGGGACCCACCATGATCGCCATCGTCAATTATGAAAACCCGGCCATTCTGCAGATCGTGCTGGAATCGCGGTTCTTCGCGGTGATCGAGCGTCCGTTGCGTGCGTTCGGATTGCTCGCCAATCTGGCGATAGCGCGCACGCTGTGGAAGCAGTATCAGCAGACCTTGAAAGACAGTCATCGGTACAAGCGCCGCGCGTTGGGGGATCAGGCGGTTGCGCGCGCGAAGGTCATTCTGATGGCGTCCGGACTGGATGAGTCACAAGCACACAACGAGATCAGGACGCGAGCGCAGGCCGCACGAATGCCGATCGAAGCGTTTGCGGAATCTATTGTGAGCGGCAATGCGGTGTCGTCGGAGAAAGCGGGAGCAATGCGGTAA
- a CDS encoding ANTAR domain-containing response regulator yields MKAPYTARTPEILRDIRSLKVAVIHPDDEDREELLAQLNRIGCSIQTFWPRADDLPDDIDLVFLAVRPESLAVELTWRERKGAPPVIPVVTYENPIIIEAVMLLQAHCVIPSPVRSFGVLTAIAVTTFQHRSRQQMERRLKRTDEKTSERRHIQRATAILSETNAISEEKAYELLRAKSMAERTPIEQVANSIIKASSLLKL; encoded by the coding sequence ATGAAGGCCCCTTACACCGCCCGCACGCCGGAGATTCTTCGCGACATCAGGTCGCTCAAAGTCGCCGTCATTCATCCCGACGACGAAGACCGCGAAGAGTTGCTCGCACAACTGAACCGCATCGGCTGCAGCATCCAGACCTTCTGGCCGCGTGCCGACGACTTGCCCGACGACATAGACCTGGTGTTTCTCGCCGTGCGTCCCGAGTCACTTGCGGTCGAACTGACGTGGCGCGAACGCAAAGGCGCGCCTCCCGTAATACCGGTTGTGACCTACGAAAACCCGATCATCATCGAAGCTGTGATGTTGTTGCAGGCGCATTGCGTGATTCCGTCGCCCGTGCGCTCGTTCGGCGTGCTGACCGCGATTGCAGTGACTACATTCCAGCATCGCAGCCGTCAGCAGATGGAGCGGCGCCTCAAACGGACCGACGAAAAAACCAGCGAGCGGCGCCATATCCAGCGCGCTACAGCGATTCTGAGCGAGACCAACGCGATCTCCGAAGAGAAGGCGTATGAACTGCTGCGCGCAAAATCGATGGCCGAGCGCACGCCCATCGAACAGGTCGCGAACTCGATCATCAAGGCGAGCAGTCTGCTGAAGCTTTGA
- a CDS encoding transporter substrate-binding domain-containing protein — protein sequence MTQSNRDPIKVGVLFSASGVTAPIESSQQRATIFATEEINAAGGIDGRELQLILCDTESRPARYAELMNEMIAGAQTRVIVGCYMSSTRKAVLPILERHNALLLYPTLYEGFECSRNVIYTGAAPNQNSLPLAGYMLKHHGKRVFMVGSDYIYPYEANRVMSDLIFENGGEKLEEIYLPLNADYPSYQEVVKKIVAAEPDFIYSTVVGMGMAHLYRAYAEAGLDPCKCPIATLSTTETEFTAMGADLGEGHITSAPYFQSVDTAVNRDVITRFKRRFGDEVVTDMCWEAAYFQMHLLADAMRRTGNADPDALLHTLPGMELDAPQGRVRIDEQNHHTYLRPRIGRLNRHGQFDIIHEAPNWVRADPFVISYSLDEADTTQAKTEEASE from the coding sequence ATGACCCAATCCAACCGGGACCCGATCAAGGTCGGCGTTCTCTTCTCTGCAAGCGGTGTCACCGCTCCCATCGAATCGTCGCAGCAACGCGCCACCATCTTCGCAACCGAAGAGATCAACGCAGCGGGCGGCATCGACGGCCGCGAATTGCAGTTGATTCTGTGCGATACCGAGTCACGCCCCGCGCGTTACGCGGAACTGATGAACGAAATGATCGCCGGCGCGCAGACCCGCGTGATCGTCGGCTGCTATATGTCGAGTACACGCAAGGCCGTGTTGCCTATCCTCGAACGGCACAACGCGCTGCTGCTCTACCCCACGCTGTATGAGGGCTTCGAGTGCAGCCGCAACGTGATCTACACCGGTGCGGCGCCGAATCAGAACAGCCTGCCGCTAGCGGGCTATATGTTGAAACATCACGGCAAACGCGTGTTCATGGTCGGCTCGGATTACATCTACCCGTACGAGGCCAATCGCGTCATGAGCGACCTGATCTTCGAAAACGGCGGTGAGAAGCTCGAAGAAATCTACCTGCCGCTGAACGCCGACTACCCGAGCTATCAGGAAGTCGTGAAGAAGATTGTCGCGGCCGAACCGGACTTCATTTATTCCACGGTGGTCGGCATGGGCATGGCGCATCTCTATCGCGCCTACGCCGAAGCCGGCCTCGATCCGTGCAAATGCCCGATTGCAACATTGTCCACGACAGAGACCGAATTCACTGCGATGGGGGCCGACCTCGGCGAAGGACATATCACGTCGGCCCCGTATTTCCAGTCGGTCGACACCGCGGTCAACCGGGATGTGATCACGCGCTTCAAGCGCCGGTTCGGCGACGAGGTCGTGACCGATATGTGCTGGGAAGCGGCCTATTTCCAGATGCATCTGCTGGCGGACGCCATGCGACGCACCGGCAACGCCGATCCCGACGCGCTGCTTCACACGCTGCCCGGCATGGAACTCGACGCGCCACAAGGTCGCGTGCGCATCGACGAACAGAACCATCATACGTATCTGCGCCCGCGCATCGGCAGGCTCAACCGGCACGGTCAGTTCGACATCATCCATGAAGCGCCCAACTGGGTTCGCGCCGACCCCTTCGTCATTTCGTATAGCCTCGACGAAGCCGACACCACGCAAGCGAAGACTGAAGAGGCCAGCGAATGA
- the urtA gene encoding urea ABC transporter substrate-binding protein yields the protein MKANRRTFIKNALAAAAATALPAAATFGSRSAMAAEPIKVGILHSLTGTLAIAEAHIVDAEKMAIDELNASGGVLGRPLQPIVEDGASDWPTFAEKAQKLLESDKVSVIFGCHTSASRKAVLPVMERYNGLLYYPCYYEGLEMSKNIMYTGQEATQSVIPAINWLAKNKGKKFFLIGSDYVWPRTINRIAHPVVAKAGGTVVGEDYFPLGAVEFSSVINKIKAAKPDVILSTIVGGSNVALFKQLNSAGITGKNQAIMALAVSEEEAYGIGKENLVGVMSCMGYFQSIDTPANKTFVSAFKKRYGADRVVGDTMEASYTSVHLWKLAAEKAGGLQVEKVVAASSGLEWDAPEGHVKFHATNHHLWKHARIGAFRPDGQVDILYESPLLEPNPFPKL from the coding sequence ATGAAAGCAAATCGTCGCACGTTTATCAAGAATGCTCTGGCCGCTGCCGCCGCAACGGCGCTGCCCGCAGCCGCTACGTTTGGAAGCCGTTCGGCGATGGCCGCCGAACCGATCAAGGTCGGGATTCTGCACTCGCTGACTGGCACGCTCGCGATTGCAGAAGCGCATATCGTCGATGCCGAAAAGATGGCGATCGACGAACTCAATGCGAGCGGCGGCGTGCTCGGCCGTCCTTTGCAACCGATCGTCGAAGACGGCGCGAGCGACTGGCCGACCTTTGCCGAGAAAGCCCAGAAGCTGCTCGAGAGCGACAAGGTTTCGGTGATTTTCGGCTGCCATACATCGGCGTCGCGCAAGGCCGTATTGCCGGTGATGGAGCGCTATAACGGGCTGCTTTACTACCCTTGTTATTACGAGGGGCTGGAGATGTCGAAGAACATCATGTACACCGGACAGGAGGCGACACAGTCGGTGATTCCAGCGATCAACTGGCTCGCGAAGAACAAGGGCAAGAAGTTCTTCCTGATCGGTTCCGACTACGTGTGGCCGCGCACGATCAACCGTATCGCGCACCCGGTGGTCGCGAAGGCAGGCGGCACGGTGGTCGGTGAAGATTATTTCCCACTGGGCGCAGTCGAGTTCTCGTCGGTGATCAACAAGATCAAGGCAGCGAAACCGGATGTGATCCTGTCGACGATTGTCGGCGGCTCGAATGTGGCGCTGTTCAAGCAGTTGAACTCCGCGGGCATCACCGGCAAGAACCAGGCAATCATGGCGCTCGCTGTCAGCGAAGAAGAAGCGTACGGCATCGGCAAGGAGAACCTTGTCGGCGTGATGAGCTGCATGGGTTACTTCCAGAGTATCGACACGCCCGCCAACAAGACCTTTGTTTCCGCATTCAAGAAGCGTTATGGCGCGGACCGCGTGGTCGGCGACACGATGGAAGCGAGCTATACGTCGGTCCATTTATGGAAGCTGGCAGCAGAAAAGGCGGGTGGATTGCAGGTGGAAAAAGTCGTGGCGGCGTCGTCGGGTCTTGAGTGGGATGCGCCGGAAGGGCACGTCAAATTTCACGCGACTAATCATCACCTGTGGAAACACGCACGAATCGGCGCGTTCCGCCCGGATGGCCAGGTCGACATTCTGTACGAGTCGCCATTGCTCGAACCGAATCCGTTTCCGAAGCTTTAA
- the urtB gene encoding urea ABC transporter permease subunit UrtB — protein sequence MTLDTFLPQIFNGLSLFTVLALMALGLSIVFGLMGVINMAHGELMALGAYMTYLSSQVFQRFAPSVMGAYFIVGIAVAFVTTFAVGLLLERVMIRHLYKRPLDTMLATWGLSLVMQQLFRQIFGPVDVSVPTVSWLQGAWNATANTAIPLSRLFIIGLTAVVAIAVYLFLFRSRWGLRIRCVMQNRPMAGAAGINVARVDAVTFALGCGLAGIAGSALTLLASTGPVTGQQYIVDTFIVVVFGGVESLLGTFLSAFSIGQMQSLFELFLSGSMAKAAILMLVIVALYFRPNGLFALKMRR from the coding sequence ATGACACTCGATACCTTTCTTCCGCAGATTTTCAACGGCCTCTCTCTGTTCACCGTGCTGGCGCTGATGGCGCTGGGTCTGTCGATCGTGTTCGGCCTGATGGGCGTGATCAACATGGCGCACGGCGAGTTGATGGCGCTCGGTGCGTACATGACGTATCTGTCGTCGCAGGTGTTCCAGCGTTTCGCGCCTTCGGTGATGGGCGCGTATTTCATCGTCGGCATAGCGGTGGCGTTCGTTACCACCTTCGCGGTGGGTCTGCTGCTGGAGCGAGTAATGATCCGGCATCTGTACAAACGGCCGCTCGACACGATGCTCGCGACATGGGGTCTTTCGCTCGTGATGCAGCAGCTATTCCGGCAAATTTTCGGACCGGTGGACGTCAGCGTGCCGACGGTGAGCTGGCTGCAGGGCGCATGGAATGCGACGGCCAATACGGCCATTCCGCTGAGCCGACTGTTCATCATCGGACTGACCGCGGTGGTTGCGATTGCCGTCTATCTATTCCTGTTTCGCAGCCGATGGGGCTTGCGTATTCGCTGCGTGATGCAAAACCGTCCGATGGCGGGCGCGGCGGGCATCAACGTCGCGCGGGTGGATGCTGTGACATTTGCACTCGGTTGCGGACTCGCGGGGATCGCCGGTAGTGCGTTGACCTTGCTCGCATCGACGGGACCCGTGACAGGGCAGCAATACATTGTCGACACGTTCATCGTCGTCGTGTTCGGCGGCGTCGAAAGTTTGCTCGGTACTTTCCTGTCGGCCTTTTCGATTGGACAGATGCAGTCGCTATTCGAGTTGTTCCTGAGTGGCTCGATGGCCAAGGCAGCCATTCTGATGCTGGTGATCGTCGCGCTGTATTTCCGCCCGAATGGTCTGTTCGCTCTAAAGATGAGACGGTGA
- the urtC gene encoding urea ABC transporter permease subunit UrtC, protein MKNASSASLPRASSPFAATGANLIALSGRYSFVLLAALLLVAIPLLCGVFRLGLYAKYLSFAFCAVGLVLTWGYGGILSLGQGIFFGLGSYMMAMYMKLEASAADPAAAVFGGDGPPVPDFMTWNSITTLPTWWQPFTHIWFVIPAILILPALVAFVLAYANFRKRVGGVYFSIVTLALASIMSIVIIGQQGYTGGINGITNLPTFMGYSVQSNTAVYVMYYVGAVLLLLAVLVSGFIVRSRLGKVLVAIRDREDRIRFSGYDPALFKGFIFAVAALFSAIGGALFTMQVGFASPSLCGIVPSIEMVIYAAVGGRLSPIGAVYGALVVGVAKSYLSEHFVGFWVYLIGALFIFVPMFLPKGLAGLLQSSPEEKGSAQ, encoded by the coding sequence ATGAAAAACGCTTCTTCTGCTTCGCTCCCGCGTGCGTCGTCGCCGTTTGCGGCGACCGGCGCGAACCTGATCGCACTCTCTGGACGTTACAGCTTTGTGCTGCTCGCGGCGCTGCTGCTTGTCGCCATTCCGTTACTGTGCGGTGTATTCCGGCTCGGTCTTTACGCCAAGTATCTGAGCTTCGCTTTCTGTGCGGTAGGGCTGGTGCTGACCTGGGGTTACGGCGGCATTCTGAGCCTTGGGCAAGGCATTTTCTTCGGGCTCGGCAGCTACATGATGGCGATGTACATGAAGCTCGAAGCGAGCGCGGCAGATCCAGCCGCTGCCGTATTCGGCGGCGACGGCCCACCTGTGCCCGACTTCATGACGTGGAACAGCATCACGACATTACCCACCTGGTGGCAGCCGTTCACGCATATCTGGTTTGTGATACCCGCGATCCTGATCCTGCCGGCGCTGGTTGCTTTCGTTCTCGCCTATGCCAATTTCCGCAAGCGTGTGGGTGGCGTGTACTTCTCGATCGTCACGCTGGCGCTCGCGTCGATCATGTCGATTGTGATCATTGGGCAGCAGGGTTACACGGGCGGTATCAACGGCATTACCAATTTGCCGACGTTTATGGGCTATAGCGTTCAGAGCAATACCGCCGTCTACGTGATGTACTACGTTGGCGCAGTGCTGCTGTTACTGGCGGTTCTGGTGAGCGGATTTATCGTGCGCAGCCGGCTCGGCAAGGTACTGGTCGCGATTCGGGATCGTGAAGATCGTATCCGCTTTTCCGGCTACGACCCGGCGCTGTTCAAGGGCTTTATTTTTGCCGTAGCCGCATTGTTCTCGGCGATTGGCGGTGCGCTGTTCACGATGCAGGTGGGATTCGCATCGCCCTCGTTGTGCGGCATCGTGCCGTCGATCGAAATGGTGATTTATGCGGCCGTCGGCGGGCGGCTATCACCGATCGGCGCGGTGTATGGCGCACTCGTGGTGGGCGTCGCGAAGAGCTACCTGTCAGAGCATTTTGTCGGCTTCTGGGTGTACCTGATCGGCGCACTGTTTATCTTCGTGCCGATGTTCCTGCCGAAGGGGCTCGCGGGTCTGCTGCAATCGTCGCCGGAAGAAAAAGGGAGCGCGCAATGA
- the urtD gene encoding urea ABC transporter ATP-binding protein UrtD — translation MSQMILSVENLTVSFDGFKAVDDLNFYVETNELHVVIGPNGAGKTTLLDMICGKTKPTAGTISFKGLNLERMLEYQITRAGVGRKFQNPMVYEELTVEENLEISYPHKRDVFGSLFFRRDARLRDRIDQTAEEIFLGDQLKRRAGLLSHGQKQWLEIGMLLMQEPDLLLLDEPVAGMSAKERELTGELLKRIAQGRSVVVIEHDMEFVKAIAHKVTVLHQGKKLVEGSMSKVQSDPRVIEVYLGH, via the coding sequence ATGAGTCAGATGATTCTTTCGGTAGAAAACCTGACGGTGAGCTTCGACGGTTTCAAAGCGGTCGACGACTTGAACTTCTACGTCGAAACCAACGAACTGCACGTCGTAATCGGACCGAACGGGGCGGGCAAGACTACGCTGCTAGACATGATTTGCGGCAAAACCAAACCGACAGCCGGCACGATCTCGTTCAAGGGGCTCAACCTCGAACGGATGCTTGAATATCAGATCACGAGAGCCGGTGTCGGGCGCAAGTTTCAGAACCCGATGGTCTACGAGGAACTCACCGTTGAAGAGAATCTGGAGATCTCCTATCCGCACAAGCGCGATGTATTCGGCAGTCTGTTTTTCCGGCGCGATGCGCGATTGCGGGATCGTATCGATCAGACAGCAGAGGAGATTTTCCTCGGCGATCAATTGAAGCGTCGCGCGGGGCTGCTGTCGCATGGTCAGAAGCAGTGGCTTGAAATCGGCATGTTGCTGATGCAGGAGCCGGACCTGCTATTGCTGGACGAACCCGTGGCGGGTATGAGCGCGAAAGAGCGCGAGCTGACTGGCGAATTGCTGAAGCGTATTGCGCAAGGGCGCTCGGTGGTGGTGATCGAGCATGACATGGAGTTCGTCAAGGCGATCGCGCATAAGGTGACGGTGCTGCACCAAGGCAAGAAGCTTGTTGAAGGGTCGATGAGCAAGGTGCAAAGCGATCCGCGAGTCATTGAAGTTTATCTGGGGCACTGA
- the urtE gene encoding urea ABC transporter ATP-binding subunit UrtE: MLNVENLNVFYGESHVLHDLSFNLAAGETLAVMGRNGMGKTTLLKSLIGMIPSRSGRIELEGKDLAGAKSYQRVAAGFGYVPQGRMIFPNISVEENILSGMDHVRKPVIPEYIFEAFPVLREMRKRRGGNLSGGQQQQLAIARALVSDPSVLILDEPTEGIQPSIIKEIARTLNRLKRERGFALVVSEQVLSFTLDIADRFLIIEKGRFVHADRREDVDAEKIMRFLTV; encoded by the coding sequence ATGCTGAATGTCGAAAATCTGAATGTCTTCTATGGCGAGAGTCATGTGCTGCATGACCTGAGTTTCAATCTCGCGGCAGGAGAGACGCTGGCGGTGATGGGCCGCAATGGGATGGGCAAGACGACCTTGCTGAAGTCGCTGATCGGGATGATTCCATCGCGCAGCGGGCGCATTGAACTCGAAGGAAAGGATCTTGCCGGTGCAAAGAGTTATCAGCGCGTGGCGGCGGGTTTCGGTTACGTTCCGCAGGGGCGCATGATCTTTCCGAATATCAGTGTGGAAGAGAACATTCTGAGCGGAATGGATCACGTTAGAAAACCGGTGATTCCCGAGTACATTTTCGAAGCCTTTCCGGTACTGCGGGAAATGCGCAAGCGGCGCGGCGGTAATCTCTCAGGTGGTCAGCAGCAGCAACTGGCAATTGCCCGGGCGCTGGTGTCCGATCCGAGCGTGCTGATTCTGGATGAACCCACAGAAGGTATCCAGCCGTCGATCATCAAGGAAATCGCGCGGACGTTGAACCGGCTGAAACGCGAGCGTGGTTTTGCGCTGGTTGTGTCGGAGCAGGTACTGTCGTTCACGCTGGATATCGCCGACCGCTTTCTGATCATCGAGAAGGGCCGGTTTGTACATGCCGACCGTCGAGAGGACGTAGACGCGGAGAAGATCATGCGATTTCTGACGGTGTAG
- a CDS encoding porin gives MNKKVLTAATLAIFASAAHAQSSVSLYGIIDAGISYVNNSKNAAGGSDRLFKYDDGVAQGSRWGLRGTEDLGGGLKALFVLENGFSSGTGAAGQGGALFGRQAYVGLSQNNVGSLTFGRQYSFSTDYLGGNYSTGGNTVAGNYAFHINDVDQLTSSRINNSVKFSSANFSGLTFGALYGFSNQAGAFAGANSTTSGTTTTAGSSRAYSFGLNYANGPFAVGAAYTDISYPAQSSPAFSTALANVTTGTVRDLRTFGVGGRYTIAAATLWALYTNTRFEPITGGSTTFSAYEAGAKYAFTPALTTGAGYTYMHLSGANTGHWNQVDLSVDYALSKRTDVYALGIYQLASGNNKGTDLQAQIGSSTSYFSTSGTGSDNQLAFRVGIRHKF, from the coding sequence TTGAACAAGAAAGTACTGACCGCCGCTACGCTGGCCATCTTCGCATCCGCAGCACACGCACAAAGCAGCGTCTCGCTGTACGGCATTATCGATGCCGGTATCAGCTACGTGAACAACTCGAAGAACGCCGCTGGTGGTAGCGACCGTCTCTTCAAGTACGACGACGGCGTTGCACAAGGCAGCCGTTGGGGCCTGCGTGGCACGGAAGACCTGGGTGGCGGCCTGAAGGCGCTGTTCGTGTTGGAAAACGGCTTCAGCAGCGGCACGGGCGCAGCTGGCCAGGGCGGCGCACTGTTCGGCCGTCAGGCATACGTTGGTCTGTCGCAAAACAACGTCGGCTCGCTGACGTTCGGTCGCCAGTACTCGTTCTCGACCGACTATCTGGGCGGCAACTACTCGACCGGTGGCAACACGGTTGCGGGTAACTACGCTTTCCACATCAACGACGTGGACCAACTGACGTCGAGCCGTATCAACAACTCGGTCAAGTTCAGCAGCGCGAACTTCTCGGGCCTGACGTTCGGCGCGTTGTACGGCTTCTCGAATCAGGCTGGCGCATTCGCAGGTGCGAATTCGACGACCTCGGGCACGACGACGACCGCTGGTTCGTCGCGCGCTTACAGCTTCGGCCTGAACTACGCAAACGGCCCGTTCGCCGTCGGCGCAGCGTACACGGACATCTCGTACCCGGCACAATCGTCGCCGGCGTTCTCGACGGCGCTGGCTAACGTGACCACCGGCACGGTCCGCGATCTGCGCACGTTCGGTGTTGGCGGCCGTTACACGATCGCTGCTGCTACGCTGTGGGCGTTGTACACGAACACGCGCTTCGAGCCGATCACGGGTGGTTCGACGACGTTCTCCGCGTACGAAGCAGGCGCGAAGTACGCGTTCACGCCGGCACTGACGACGGGCGCAGGCTACACGTACATGCACCTGAGCGGCGCGAATACGGGTCACTGGAACCAGGTCGACCTGAGCGTCGACTACGCACTGAGCAAGCGTACGGACGTCTACGCACTGGGTATCTACCAACTCGCTTCGGGTAACAACAAGGGCACGGATCTGCAAGCTCAGATCGGTTCGAGCACGAGCTACTTCAGCACGTCGGGTACGGGTTCGGACAACCAGCTCGCATTCCGCGTCGGTATCCGTCACAAGTTCTAA
- a CDS encoding succinylglutamate desuccinylase/aspartoacylase family protein — MQTQTHPLIAPTLGTARNLTSFHYGSGGGQKIYIQSSLHADELPGMLVSFELRRKLAALEAAGKVRGEVVIVPVANPIGLNQHFLGHLTGRFETLTAQNFNRNFHDLSALVQPVIESRLTGDIDANRAAIRTAMREALDAQTPHTELDSQRLALQKLSYDADVVLDLHCDWEAAMHLYTNPDLWPEVEPLACYLDAKASLLALNSVGNPFDEIHSFCWSDLRGRYGDRFPIPNGSISVTIELRGQREVSYELAEKDAQAIIEYLTSRGVIEGTAAPLPPLEFAATPLAGTEPLVAPVSGVLVYRCEVGTWIDADQPIADIVDPLTDSVVTIRNTVAGVLYARHLTRFATAGLEFARIAGATAFRSGSLLSN; from the coding sequence ATGCAAACCCAAACTCATCCGCTGATTGCCCCGACGCTCGGCACCGCCCGCAACCTGACGAGTTTTCATTACGGTTCCGGCGGCGGCCAGAAGATCTATATCCAGTCGTCGCTGCATGCCGACGAGTTGCCCGGCATGCTGGTGTCGTTTGAGCTGCGCCGCAAGCTGGCCGCGCTGGAAGCCGCGGGCAAGGTACGCGGCGAAGTCGTGATCGTGCCGGTGGCAAACCCGATCGGCCTGAACCAGCACTTTCTCGGCCACCTGACGGGGCGCTTCGAAACCCTCACCGCGCAGAATTTCAACCGCAATTTCCACGATCTGTCGGCGCTGGTGCAGCCGGTGATCGAATCTCGCCTGACCGGCGACATCGACGCAAACCGTGCGGCGATCCGCACGGCCATGCGCGAGGCGCTCGACGCGCAAACGCCGCACACCGAACTCGACTCGCAGCGTCTCGCGCTGCAAAAGCTGTCCTACGACGCCGATGTCGTGCTCGATCTGCATTGCGATTGGGAAGCCGCGATGCACCTGTACACGAATCCCGACCTGTGGCCGGAAGTCGAGCCGCTCGCCTGTTATCTGGACGCCAAGGCGTCGCTGCTGGCGCTCAACTCGGTGGGCAATCCGTTCGACGAGATTCACAGCTTCTGCTGGTCGGATCTGCGCGGCCGTTACGGCGACCGCTTCCCGATCCCGAACGGCTCGATCTCGGTGACGATCGAACTGCGCGGCCAGCGCGAAGTGTCGTATGAACTCGCTGAAAAAGACGCGCAGGCGATCATCGAATACCTGACCTCGCGCGGCGTGATCGAAGGCACGGCTGCCCCGCTGCCCCCGCTCGAATTCGCCGCCACGCCGCTGGCCGGCACCGAACCGCTGGTCGCTCCGGTCAGCGGCGTGCTGGTGTACCGCTGCGAAGTCGGCACCTGGATCGACGCCGATCAGCCAATCGCCGATATCGTCGACCCGTTGACGGATAGCGTCGTCACCATCAGGAACACGGTGGCCGGCGTGCTGTATGCGCGACATCTGACGCGCTTCGCGACGGCCGGACTCGAATTCGCGCGCATTGCCGGCGCGACGGCATTCCGCAGCGGCTCGCTACTGAGCAATTGA